One Solanum stenotomum isolate F172 unplaced genomic scaffold, ASM1918654v1 scaffold21218, whole genome shotgun sequence genomic region harbors:
- the LOC125850955 gene encoding probable polyol transporter 4 has protein sequence MGMAGVQENGHGEMGMSDFPLGSKNKYKRMDSDFTDDDDQYQLERRKKSTRKYVFGCAVFASLNNVLLGYDVGVMSGAILFIQQDLKITEVQQEVLVGVLSIISLIGSLAGGRTSDAIGRKWTMGFAAVIFQIGAAVMTVAPSFEILMVGRILAGVGIGFGVMIAPVYIAEISPTIARGSLTSFPEIFINLGILLGYVSNYAFSGLSAHISWRVMLAVGILPSVFIGVALFIIPESPRWLVLQNRVEEARLVLLKTNENDSEVEERLAEIQQAAGTADTDKPVWRELLSPSPALRRMLITGIGIQCFQQITGIDATVYYSPAIFKAAGIEDESKLLAATVAVGVSKTAFILIAIILIDKVGRKPLLYVSTIGMTTCLLGVGITLLLMKEGSISITLAILFVCGNVAFFSVGIGPVCWVLTSEIFPLRLRAQASGLGAVGNRMCSGLIAMSFLSVSRAITVGGTFLIFSVISALSVAFVYKHVPETKGKSLEQIELLFQDEYAFQGGEVQLGDVEHLVQK, from the exons ATGGGTATGGCAGGTGTCCAAGAAAATGGACATGGGGAAATGGGTATGTCAGATTTTCCATTGGGGAGCAAGAACAAGTATAAGAGAATGGATTCTGACTTTACAGATGATGATGATCAATATCAGTTGGAAAGGAGGAAGAAGAGTACtagaaaatatgtttttggttGTGCTGTTTTTGCTTCACTTAACAATGTCCTCCTTGGTTATG ATGTAGGTGTCATGAGTGGAGCAATCTTATTCATTCAACAAGATTTGAAAATAACAGAAGTTCAacaagaagttcttgttggtgTTTTGAGCATAATTTCACTTATAGGTAGCTTAGCTGGTGGAAGAACATCAGATGCGATTGGTAGAAAGTGGACGATGGGGTTCGCTGCTGTTATTTTTCAAATAGGTGCAGCTGTAATGACTGTTGCTCCTTCGTTCGAAATACTAATGGTAGGAAGGATTTTAGCTGGTGTTGGCATAGGCTTTGGCGTTATGATTGCACCCGTCTATATAGCTGAGATATCACCAACTATTGCTAGAGGCTCTCTCACATCATTTCCTGAGATTTTCATAAATCTAGGAATTTTACTCGGTTATGTCTCTAATTATGCATTCTCCGGTCTTTCAGCACATATAAGCTGGCGGGTAATGCTTGCTGTTGGAATTCTTCCCTCAGTCTTTATTGGAGTCGCTCTCTTCATCATCCCGGAGTCACCAAGGTGGTTGGTTTTGCAGAACCGAGTAGAAGAAGCAAGGTTGGTTCTTCTgaaaacaaatgaaaatgatTCAGAAGTTGAGGAGAGACTAGCCGAGATACAACAAGCTGCTGGAACCGCAGACACGGACAAACCTGTCTGGCGTGAATTGTTGAGCCCCTCTCCGGCTCTACGTAGGATGCTGATCACAGGTATTGGAATTCAATGTTTCCAACAGATTACCGGAATTGATGCAACTGTTTACTACAGTCCCGCAATTTTTAAAGCAGCCGGTATTGAGGATGAATCGAAACTTCTGGCTGCTACGGTTGCTGTGGGAGTCAGCAAGACAGCATTTATACTAATAGCCATCATTCTCATTGACAAAGTCGGACGTAAGCCATTGCTCTATGTGAGCACAATTGGTATGACTACATGTTTGTTAGGCGTGGGGATCACTCTACTTTTAATGAAAGAAGGATCAATTAGCATCACGCTAGCCATACTATTCGTTTGTGGGAACGTAGCATTCTTCTCAGTGGGGATTGGTCCTGTCTGTTGGGTTTTAACGTCAGAAATCTTTCCCTTAAGGCTTCGTGCTCAAGCATCAGGGCTCGGAGCAGTAGGTAATAGAATGTGCAGTGGCCTGATCGCAATGTCTTTTCTCTCTGTTTCGCGTGCAATAACAGTTGGTGGAACCTTCCTAATCTTTTCAGTAATCTCTGCACTGTCTGTTGCATTTGTCTATAAACACGTTCCAGAAACGAAAGGCAAATCGTTGGAGCAGATAGAGTTGTTGTTCCAGGATGAATACGCATTTCAAGGAGGTGAAGTGCAACTTGGAGATGTTGAACATCTAGTGCAGAAGTGA